A genomic window from Algoriphagus sp. Y33 includes:
- the lepB gene encoding signal peptidase I produces MKTEPTTKKSTLIQWRDALVFAVVVATLFRWSLAEAYVIPTGSMENSLLVGDYILVSKAHYGPKTPQTPLQVPLTHQKIWGTEIPSYLDWIQLPSYRLPGLRNVERGEIVVFNTPKDLLDPKDRPSDLMTFLVKRCVAVSGDILEIRDRNIFINGEQMANPPGIKFQYHVVTNYPLQSHHLTNVGLDKDDFWISGYSTENRIIYSMFLTNEQLAIIQKAPDVVSIETGSDSPVGFPLFPEIMGNSWNLNNYGPLTVPQKGTSIQINDMTMGFYGELIEKYEGNKQVKLTKGKLEIDGKEVDNYTFKKDYYFMMGDSRDNSIDSRYWGFVPESHIVGKPVMVLFSKNEHGEGLDKVRWERIFSRID; encoded by the coding sequence ATGAAAACTGAACCTACAACCAAAAAATCAACACTGATCCAGTGGCGGGATGCACTGGTATTTGCGGTGGTAGTTGCCACCTTATTTCGGTGGTCACTGGCAGAAGCCTATGTCATCCCTACCGGCTCAATGGAAAACTCACTATTGGTCGGAGATTATATCCTGGTGAGCAAAGCCCACTACGGCCCCAAAACACCTCAAACCCCGTTGCAGGTACCGTTGACCCACCAGAAAATATGGGGTACTGAAATACCCTCGTATCTTGATTGGATTCAACTTCCTTCTTACCGGCTCCCGGGCTTAAGGAATGTAGAGAGAGGTGAAATAGTGGTTTTCAATACTCCTAAAGACTTACTTGATCCAAAAGACCGGCCAAGTGACTTGATGACTTTCCTTGTCAAGCGCTGTGTCGCAGTTTCCGGGGATATACTTGAAATCAGGGATAGAAATATCTTCATCAATGGTGAACAAATGGCCAATCCTCCCGGGATAAAGTTCCAATACCATGTCGTTACGAACTACCCACTTCAATCGCATCACCTGACCAACGTTGGTTTGGATAAAGATGATTTTTGGATTTCCGGATATAGCACTGAAAACAGAATCATTTACAGCATGTTTTTAACAAATGAACAATTAGCTATAATCCAAAAAGCGCCTGATGTAGTTTCTATTGAGACCGGTTCAGACTCACCTGTTGGCTTTCCCCTGTTTCCTGAGATTATGGGCAATTCTTGGAATCTTAACAACTACGGTCCACTGACTGTCCCCCAGAAAGGAACGAGCATCCAAATCAATGATATGACGATGGGCTTCTACGGTGAACTGATTGAAAAATATGAGGGAAATAAGCAGGTGAAGCTTACCAAGGGGAAATTGGAAATTGATGGAAAAGAGGTTGATAACTACACATTCAAGAAGGACTACTATTTTATGATGGGCGATAGCAGGGACAATTCTATCGATTCACGGTACTGGGGATTTGTACCCGAGAGTCATATTGTAGGCAAACCGGTCATGGTATTGTTCTCAAAAAACGAACATGGTGAAGGACTGGATAAGGTTCGTTGGGAAAGGATATTTTCTAGGATAGATTAG
- a CDS encoding NADH-dependent flavin oxidoreductase: MSKTTDTKQLFQTFTFKNGIETKNRIVMAPMTTWASNDDYTVSDDEIRHYEARSGNVGVVITGCTRVMANGIGFNNEYASYDDSFLPSLKKLAAAAKKGGSPAILQIYHAGNKAVLDLIANGIPVSASPIALAPSAFYAGGVVSRELTQEEILEMIKAFGETTHRAIKAGFDGIELHGAHGFLLQNFFSPYYNQRTDHWGGSAEKRMNLAVEVIKEVQAVIKKYADRPFLIGFRISPEEPESYRVKDTFPLIDKLIDCGIDYLHVSLADLLAQRPIDDENGDVTILKLVLDHVHHRVPVIAAGGVKQFNDAIEALKMGLSLVAVGHGLIINPNWVQLASNEEKAEEVLSMSKADKLAIPKKLQEFIHVAKGFFQVKD; encoded by the coding sequence ATGAGCAAGACAACAGATACAAAACAACTATTCCAAACTTTTACATTTAAAAATGGGATAGAAACCAAAAACAGGATTGTAATGGCACCAATGACAACTTGGGCAAGCAATGATGACTATACAGTATCGGACGATGAAATAAGGCATTATGAAGCTCGAAGCGGAAACGTTGGGGTGGTAATAACGGGCTGCACAAGGGTAATGGCAAACGGAATTGGCTTTAACAATGAATATGCCTCTTACGATGATTCGTTTTTACCGAGCCTTAAAAAACTGGCCGCAGCTGCAAAAAAAGGTGGGTCACCTGCAATACTTCAAATTTATCATGCCGGGAATAAAGCGGTTTTGGATCTTATTGCTAATGGTATTCCTGTGAGTGCAAGTCCTATAGCATTAGCACCATCGGCGTTTTATGCAGGAGGTGTAGTATCACGTGAACTTACGCAAGAAGAAATTCTGGAAATGATAAAGGCTTTTGGTGAAACTACTCATAGAGCAATAAAGGCAGGTTTTGACGGAATAGAGTTGCATGGAGCTCACGGATTTCTATTGCAAAATTTCTTTTCGCCATATTACAACCAACGAACCGACCACTGGGGTGGATCTGCCGAAAAAAGAATGAACTTAGCGGTAGAAGTAATCAAAGAAGTTCAAGCGGTAATTAAAAAGTATGCAGACAGACCCTTTTTGATAGGTTTCAGAATCTCACCGGAAGAGCCAGAAAGTTATAGAGTGAAAGATACTTTCCCATTGATTGATAAACTAATCGACTGCGGAATTGATTATCTGCATGTTTCACTTGCTGATCTACTTGCACAAAGGCCGATAGATGATGAAAATGGAGATGTTACTATTTTAAAATTGGTACTCGATCACGTTCATCACAGAGTTCCAGTGATTGCTGCAGGAGGTGTCAAACAGTTCAATGATGCAATAGAGGCGCTAAAAATGGGGTTATCATTGGTGGCTGTGGGACATGGTCTTATCATCAATCCGAATTGGGTGCAGCTTGCATCTAATGAAGAAAAAGCAGAGGAAGTTTTAAGTATGTCTAAGGCTGATAAACTTGCGATACCTAAAAAACTTCAGGAATTCATTCACGTAGCAAAGGGATTTTTTCAGGTGAAGGACTAG
- a CDS encoding polysaccharide ABC transporter ATP-binding protein gives MSKTVIKVENLSKRYRLGLKENQAKTLAGQVANLIKFPWQNLKRLREMNRFGTEDDSVFWALKDINFEVKEGEVLGIIGKNGAGKSTLLKILSQITEPTSGKIEIYGRVASLLEVGTGFHPELSGRENIYMNGTILGMTRREIDSKLEEIIDFSGVEKFIDTPVKFYSSGMKVRLGFSVAAHLEPEILIIDEVLAVGDYEFQQKCLGKMEDVAGQGRTVLFVSHNLQAVTTLTNKSIVLENGVCIYHGDTDGGVQSYLNTGRKNSLNFESDHKSGIIKVELKTSEPNNVHRFGKMLSIKITVELPLRLVNPAIAYQIFDEYENAIIHELYIGSEMKFTRDGNQLTVKSELNELKLYPGSYTLKIHFADNFTKTKIDTVSNVCPFKVEVMGETRDYYWQQGAAKYVANGKWSV, from the coding sequence ATGTCTAAGACAGTAATAAAAGTAGAAAACCTCTCAAAACGCTATCGTTTAGGATTAAAAGAGAACCAAGCTAAAACATTAGCTGGCCAAGTGGCAAATTTGATTAAATTCCCTTGGCAGAATTTAAAGCGACTTCGCGAAATGAATCGATTTGGTACCGAGGACGATTCTGTGTTCTGGGCATTAAAGGATATCAATTTTGAAGTAAAAGAGGGAGAGGTATTGGGAATTATTGGCAAGAACGGAGCAGGGAAATCTACTTTACTCAAAATACTGTCTCAGATTACCGAGCCAACTTCCGGTAAGATCGAAATATATGGCCGTGTGGCTTCACTCTTGGAAGTAGGAACCGGATTTCACCCGGAGCTGTCCGGTCGGGAGAATATCTATATGAATGGGACTATTCTGGGAATGACCCGCAGAGAGATAGATTCTAAGCTGGAAGAGATTATCGATTTCTCGGGTGTGGAGAAATTTATCGACACGCCGGTCAAATTTTATTCTTCCGGAATGAAGGTTCGTTTGGGATTTTCTGTAGCTGCTCATTTGGAGCCGGAGATTTTGATTATCGATGAAGTGCTGGCGGTAGGGGATTATGAGTTTCAGCAGAAATGCTTGGGAAAGATGGAGGATGTAGCGGGACAAGGAAGGACGGTTTTATTTGTTAGTCATAATTTGCAAGCTGTAACTACCTTGACAAATAAATCTATAGTATTAGAAAATGGTGTTTGTATTTACCATGGAGATACAGATGGTGGAGTGCAATCTTATCTCAATACTGGCAGAAAAAACAGTTTAAATTTTGAGAGTGATCATAAATCCGGAATTATAAAAGTAGAATTAAAGACCTCCGAGCCAAATAACGTCCATAGATTCGGCAAAATGTTGTCAATTAAAATTACCGTAGAATTACCTTTGAGATTAGTTAATCCTGCAATAGCATATCAAATTTTTGACGAATATGAAAATGCTATTATTCATGAATTATATATAGGTTCTGAAATGAAGTTCACTAGAGATGGGAATCAATTGACAGTCAAATCAGAATTGAATGAATTGAAATTATATCCAGGATCATATACTTTAAAAATCCATTTTGCAGACAATTTTACAAAAACAAAGATTGATACCGTCTCAAATGTTTGTCCTTTCAAAGTTGAAGTAATGGGGGAAACGAGAGATTATTATTGGCAGCAAGGTGCTGCAAAATATGTTGCAAATGGAAAGTGGTCTGTTTAA
- a CDS encoding AraC family transcriptional regulator, whose amino-acid sequence MKHYKTISELYKSNGFSPPENPLIGILTFEESEKCTFIEREFTMGFYTIALTKLKSGTFQYGRTKYDHENGSLAFLKPHQKILMNNVETSEKGFLLNIHEDFLVNHNLHSEISKYGYFDYEVNEALHLSPKEEDIVWELFNKIKLEYYNNQDEYSKDIMLTHIDSILKYAQRFYKRQFLNRSVLSGTIITKFTDILKQYFENGGLQREGLPSVKYMATKLTLSPKYLSDLLKQETGKTALEHIHIALVIEAKNILMSTDKTVAETAYQLGFENPPYFSRLFKKEVGVTPTEYREQFLN is encoded by the coding sequence ATGAAACATTACAAAACGATAAGCGAACTCTATAAATCAAACGGATTTTCCCCACCTGAAAATCCGCTGATTGGTATATTAACATTTGAGGAGTCAGAAAAATGTACTTTCATCGAGAGGGAATTTACGATGGGATTTTATACGATTGCATTGACAAAATTAAAATCAGGGACTTTTCAATATGGTAGAACAAAGTACGACCACGAAAATGGGTCTTTGGCATTTCTAAAGCCACATCAGAAAATATTGATGAATAATGTAGAAACAAGTGAAAAAGGATTTCTACTAAATATCCACGAAGATTTTTTAGTGAACCATAACCTTCATTCAGAAATAAGTAAATATGGATATTTTGATTACGAAGTGAACGAAGCTTTGCATCTGTCGCCAAAAGAAGAAGATATTGTATGGGAATTGTTCAACAAGATAAAGTTGGAATATTACAATAATCAAGATGAGTACAGCAAGGATATTATGCTTACTCATATAGATTCCATTTTGAAATATGCTCAACGGTTTTACAAACGACAATTCTTGAATAGGTCTGTTTTATCAGGCACCATAATCACGAAATTTACTGACATACTGAAACAATATTTTGAAAACGGAGGTCTCCAAAGAGAAGGTTTACCGTCTGTAAAATATATGGCTACAAAGCTAACCTTGTCACCTAAATATTTAAGCGATTTATTAAAACAAGAAACAGGCAAGACAGCTTTAGAACATATTCACATTGCATTAGTTATCGAAGCAAAAAATATTCTGATGAGTACCGACAAAACAGTAGCCGAAACTGCCTATCAATTAGGTTTTGAAAATCCACCTTATTTTTCAAGACTTTTCAAGAAAGAAGTAGGCGTAACACCTACCGAATATAGAGAACAGTTTTTGAATTAG